The Mytilus galloprovincialis chromosome 4, xbMytGall1.hap1.1, whole genome shotgun sequence genome contains a region encoding:
- the LOC143072923 gene encoding tetraspanin-36-like translates to MAFCTITSKACLILVSLVFWAAAAGLFFIGGWVYNTYHHYNELTTANLTLIPASIILAAGVFMFILGIVGCIAACKENKILLAVLFTVLLIILCAEVTAAGLAYGFREDVRKAVNDGLDDALKKYNGTMKDQMDYVQKELKCCGVRNATDWSSSKGWNNTKTVPESCCMMKNCTVADRSPFSKKIYQQGCYDELNSIFAKNLGYISGVSVSFAVLQILGMICSCILFCRSKEVRYEVLGGPNSGLRV, encoded by the exons ATGGCTTTTTGTACGATTACATCTAAGGCTTGCCTCATACTTGTCAGTTTAGTATTCTGG GCAGCAGCAGCAGGACTCTTCTTTATAGGAGGATGGGTATACAATACTTACCACCATTACAATGAATTGACGACAGCCAATTTGACGTTGATTCCAGCATCAATCATACTAGCAGCTGGAGTCTTCATGTTCATTCTTGGTATCGTTGGATGCATTGCAGCatgtaaagaaaataaaattttactggCTGTG ttgtTTACTGTCTTGTTGATTATTCTGTGTGCTGAAGTAACTGCTGCAGGTCTTGCCTATGGCTTTAGAGAGGAT GTTAGAAAGGCTGTCAATGATGGTTTAGATGATGCCCTTAAGAAATATAACGGTACCATGAAAGATCAGATGGACTATGTACAGAAAGAG CTTAAATGTTGTGGAGTGAGAAATGCAACAGACTGGAGTAGTTCTAAAGGTTGGAACAATACAAAAACCGTCCCAGAAAGTTGTTGCATGATGAAGAACTGCACAGTAGCTGATCGTTCACCTTTCAGCAAGAAAATCTATCAACAG GGATGTTATGATGAATTGAACAGCATCTTTGCTAAAAACCTTGGATACATATCTGGAGTGTCAGTATCCTTTGCAGTGCTGCAG ATCCTTGGCATGATATGCAGCTGCATCCTGTTCTGTAGATCAAAGGAAGTACGATATGAAGTACTGGGAGGACCAAACTCCGGTCTGAGAGTATGA